One window of Chryseobacterium indologenes genomic DNA carries:
- a CDS encoding LytR/AlgR family response regulator transcription factor: MKIKAVIVDDELIAREVLRSYLTKYCPQVEILGEAENIKEAVPLIAEKQPQLVFLDVEMPFGNAFDVLEATKAFSYETIFITAFSQYSLQALNKSASYYILKPIDIQELILAVNKVVESLEKKEELNRNKILLENLKLKPEKQQLILPTLQGFDVVKTEDIVRLQADGNFTQVYLTDGSKKMVCRFLKHFDDLLESPFVRVHRSHIINTGFVKSYHKSGTVMLSDDTEIEVSGSFKDNFLKVFS; the protein is encoded by the coding sequence ATGAAAATAAAAGCCGTAATTGTAGACGATGAACTCATCGCAAGAGAAGTTTTACGAAGCTATCTTACCAAATACTGTCCACAGGTGGAAATTCTTGGCGAGGCTGAAAATATTAAAGAAGCAGTGCCGTTGATTGCTGAAAAGCAACCTCAGCTGGTATTCCTGGATGTAGAAATGCCCTTCGGAAATGCCTTTGACGTATTGGAAGCTACCAAAGCGTTTTCCTATGAAACGATTTTCATTACTGCGTTTTCACAATATTCATTACAGGCGTTAAATAAATCGGCAAGTTATTATATTTTAAAACCTATTGACATTCAGGAGCTGATTCTTGCGGTGAATAAAGTAGTAGAAAGTCTTGAGAAAAAAGAAGAACTCAACCGGAATAAGATACTGCTTGAAAACCTGAAGCTAAAACCTGAAAAACAGCAGCTGATTCTTCCTACCCTGCAGGGATTTGATGTCGTAAAGACTGAAGATATTGTGAGACTTCAGGCTGATGGAAATTTTACGCAGGTTTACCTTACAGATGGTTCAAAAAAGATGGTATGCCGCTTTTTGAAACATTTCGATGATCTGCTGGAAAGCCCGTTTGTGAGAGTTCACCGTTCCCATATCATCAATACAGGATTTGTGAAATCTTACCATAAAAGCGGAACCGTAATGTTGTCTGATGATACGGAAATTGAAGTTTCAGGAAGCTTTAAAGATAATTTCCTGAAAGTCTTTTCATAG
- a CDS encoding SIMPL domain-containing protein, whose protein sequence is MKLKHFLLIGILTLGSFINAQTQEVKKNAIEVTGVAEMEVEPDEIIFSIGIKADNKNDLADNEKKLFETLKNAGVKNEDIKFKSMYQNIYSKTAKFTKSYQFKASTKSSLSKIFEDLNQKWVSSLNIAEVKNTKIADFRKAVKINALKAAKEKADYLLESMGKKTGNALEIVEIEDYTSDMIMPAAYKGRASNIQLEMADAPVDYSFDNIENIKLKYSIKTRYEIL, encoded by the coding sequence ATGAAATTGAAACATTTTTTATTAATCGGAATTTTAACTCTTGGAAGCTTTATAAATGCACAGACACAAGAAGTAAAGAAAAATGCAATTGAAGTAACAGGTGTTGCGGAAATGGAAGTAGAACCGGATGAAATCATCTTCAGCATCGGAATAAAAGCAGACAACAAAAATGATCTGGCAGATAATGAGAAGAAGTTATTTGAAACTTTAAAGAACGCAGGCGTAAAGAACGAAGACATTAAGTTCAAATCAATGTATCAGAATATTTACTCTAAAACAGCAAAGTTTACTAAAAGCTATCAGTTTAAAGCCAGCACAAAATCAAGTCTGAGTAAAATTTTTGAAGACCTGAACCAAAAATGGGTAAGCAGCCTGAACATCGCAGAGGTAAAGAATACCAAAATTGCAGATTTTAGAAAAGCAGTTAAGATCAACGCTTTAAAAGCCGCTAAAGAAAAAGCAGATTATTTATTGGAAAGCATGGGTAAAAAGACAGGAAATGCTCTTGAAATTGTAGAAATAGAAGACTACACCAGCGATATGATCATGCCCGCAGCTTATAAAGGAAGAGCAAGCAATATCCAGCTGGAAATGGCTGATGCTCCGGTAGATTATTCTTTCGATAATATTGAAAACATCAAGCTGAAATACAGCATCAAAACAAGATACGAAATACTTTAA
- a CDS encoding SIMPL domain-containing protein (The SIMPL domain is named for its presence in mouse protein SIMPL (signalling molecule that associates with mouse pelle-like kinase). Bacterial member BP26, from Brucella, was shown to assemble into a channel-like structure, while YggE from E. coli has been associated with resistance to oxidative stress.), with product MKKLTLTFLLIMVSFLSLSKAQVGGNQIYRDRNNNDYSTPRNLPEFINTNTYFATDSTLIITVKVLMNKTADQYKLTLGLNEEAATPKIAIENINRRISGFMKRISSMGIKDNDIFVDFISQTKIYDYNVNKDSQTAIQKMDGFETKKNIIITVNKHSMIEKLISEASDFQIYDVIKVDYINSDIDKIQEELLKEAYSVFDKKKENYFKLFKKEIIGNPTASSGFTYVFPKSQYQNYTAFESANVTYGYDSKYVRKEERKSKTFYYDGTDYTGFDKVINNADPEVGIQYIMNLNVKYDLKKNKGN from the coding sequence ATGAAAAAACTAACTCTTACTTTTTTACTCATTATGGTATCTTTTTTAAGTCTTTCAAAAGCACAGGTCGGAGGAAACCAAATCTACAGAGACAGAAATAACAACGATTATTCCACTCCCAGAAATTTACCTGAATTCATCAACACCAATACCTATTTTGCTACCGATTCAACCTTAATTATCACCGTAAAAGTATTGATGAACAAAACGGCAGACCAATATAAACTTACACTGGGTTTGAATGAAGAAGCAGCCACTCCAAAAATTGCCATTGAAAATATCAACAGGAGAATCAGCGGTTTTATGAAAAGAATATCCTCAATGGGCATCAAAGACAATGATATCTTTGTAGACTTTATCTCTCAGACCAAAATCTATGACTACAACGTTAATAAAGATTCACAGACTGCCATCCAGAAAATGGATGGATTTGAAACCAAGAAAAACATCATTATTACGGTAAACAAACACTCAATGATTGAAAAACTGATCTCTGAAGCTTCAGACTTCCAGATCTATGATGTTATTAAGGTAGATTATATCAATAGTGATATTGATAAAATCCAGGAAGAACTTCTCAAAGAGGCTTATTCGGTTTTCGACAAAAAAAAGGAAAATTATTTTAAACTGTTTAAAAAGGAAATTATTGGAAATCCCACCGCTTCTTCAGGCTTTACTTATGTTTTTCCAAAAAGCCAATATCAGAATTATACAGCTTTTGAAAGTGCCAATGTTACGTATGGATATGATTCCAAATATGTCAGAAAGGAAGAAAGAAAATCTAAAACCTTTTATTATGATGGGACAGATTATACCGGCTTTGATAAAGTAATCAATAATGCTGATCCGGAAGTGGGTATACAATATATCATGAACCTCAACGTAAAATATGATCTGAAAAAGAATAAAGGAAACTAA
- a CDS encoding lipocalin family protein — translation MKTIHKIILPVSLGALGLIVFNSYSVRIPKGASAVKNFDLKKYLGRWYEIARFDYRFEKNMDNVTAEYTENPDGTVQVRNKGYDYIKKVWNESIGEAKFVKDPKEARLKVSFFKPIWSGYNVIDIDEDYQYALVAGSSLKYLWILSRTTTIPESIRQRFLQKARKVGYNTDELIWIKHNQ, via the coding sequence ATGAAAACCATTCATAAAATTATACTTCCCGTTTCATTGGGAGCTTTAGGGCTTATCGTTTTCAATTCATATTCTGTAAGAATTCCCAAGGGTGCTTCTGCGGTAAAGAATTTTGATCTTAAAAAATATCTTGGCAGATGGTATGAGATCGCCCGTTTTGATTACAGGTTCGAGAAAAATATGGATAATGTTACTGCAGAATATACAGAGAATCCGGATGGAACAGTTCAGGTCAGAAATAAAGGGTACGACTACATTAAAAAAGTATGGAATGAATCGATCGGGGAAGCAAAATTTGTAAAAGATCCGAAAGAGGCCCGTCTGAAAGTTTCATTTTTTAAACCAATATGGTCTGGTTATAACGTTATAGATATTGATGAAGACTATCAATATGCTCTGGTGGCAGGAAGCAGTTTAAAATATTTATGGATTCTTTCCCGTACCACTACTATTCCTGAAAGTATCCGCCAGCGTTTCCTTCAGAAGGCAAGAAAAGTTGGGTACAATACAGATGAACTGATTTGGATAAAACATAATCAA
- a CDS encoding tetratricopeptide repeat-containing sensor histidine kinase, with translation MKMFTLLSIFLLMFWGNTMSSQTTNTTAAAVEDVQVETKKLKKAMDTKNEPAQADSYYNIGETFFNSGNFPKSEEYYTKAKNLYEKLNDKPNIEKATRRLAQSQEKQNKITPAISNYGRAAQMSYSEKSKAVNSNDVTRLSSATPELKAEAIQSNINLSKKENEQGDLAESYSQLADVNLKQKDVSSAEENLNTAYKISKREAPQQALAINQKLADLYVENKNFEKAIEAKKKVLKEDFVKENSQEKVNQIQELADIYIKKNDPKEAVDLLKNAYGIALDKGHTLEAQRSVKKLDSLYAISGNIDASVQLYRDFLGKLPNLVSKDRSLVDNKILEDTEQRISQLEKERELKDELIRKKNVFNYSLIGALVLLTGLIVFIFRTLKKVQTKNKKIALQSLRREMNPHFIFNSLNSVNHFIATNNELEANQYLTKFSKLMRGVMENSTEDFIPFQQELDLLQNYLALEKTRFADKFDYEIDVDESLNMQNLQIPGMLIQPFLENAIWHGLRYRTEKGFLKLNFEKSESYLKILIEDNGIGIEESKKQKTQHQKTREGRGMKNTLERIQLLNDLYKKDITCSVQDKENNTGVLVTLQINLI, from the coding sequence ATGAAAATGTTTACACTTCTTTCAATCTTTTTACTGATGTTTTGGGGAAACACAATGTCTTCCCAAACCACTAATACTACCGCTGCTGCGGTGGAAGATGTACAGGTGGAGACAAAGAAGCTGAAAAAAGCAATGGATACGAAAAATGAACCTGCCCAGGCAGATTCTTATTATAATATTGGTGAAACCTTTTTTAACAGCGGGAACTTTCCGAAGAGTGAAGAGTATTACACCAAAGCCAAAAATCTGTATGAAAAACTTAATGACAAGCCTAATATTGAAAAAGCAACCCGCAGATTAGCCCAGTCACAGGAAAAGCAGAATAAAATAACGCCTGCGATCAGTAACTATGGCAGAGCGGCACAAATGAGTTACAGTGAAAAAAGTAAGGCAGTTAATTCTAATGACGTTACAAGGCTTTCTTCGGCTACACCAGAGCTTAAGGCAGAAGCTATCCAGAGTAATATTAACTTAAGTAAAAAAGAAAACGAACAGGGTGATCTTGCAGAAAGCTACAGTCAGCTGGCTGATGTAAATCTCAAACAGAAAGATGTTTCCAGTGCCGAAGAAAACCTGAATACAGCCTATAAAATTTCTAAAAGAGAAGCTCCGCAGCAAGCTTTGGCCATCAATCAGAAGCTTGCAGATCTTTACGTTGAAAACAAAAACTTTGAAAAAGCTATTGAAGCTAAAAAGAAAGTTTTGAAGGAAGATTTTGTAAAAGAAAACTCACAGGAAAAGGTCAATCAAATACAAGAACTGGCGGATATTTATATTAAAAAGAATGATCCGAAAGAAGCGGTAGACCTGTTGAAAAATGCCTATGGAATTGCCTTGGATAAAGGTCATACGCTGGAAGCTCAAAGAAGCGTAAAAAAACTGGACAGCCTGTATGCCATTTCAGGAAATATTGATGCTTCCGTTCAATTGTACAGAGATTTTCTGGGGAAACTTCCCAATCTTGTTTCCAAGGATAGAAGTCTCGTAGACAATAAAATCCTGGAAGATACCGAACAACGAATTTCACAGCTGGAAAAAGAAAGAGAATTGAAAGATGAGCTTATCCGCAAGAAAAATGTATTCAACTATAGTTTGATCGGAGCTTTGGTTCTGCTTACCGGATTAATTGTTTTTATTTTCAGAACCCTGAAAAAGGTTCAGACAAAGAATAAAAAAATTGCTCTTCAGTCTTTGCGCAGAGAGATGAACCCGCATTTTATTTTTAACAGCCTGAATAGTGTTAATCATTTTATTGCGACCAATAATGAGCTGGAAGCCAATCAGTATCTGACAAAATTCTCCAAGCTGATGCGTGGCGTGATGGAAAATTCTACTGAAGATTTTATTCCTTTCCAGCAGGAGCTTGATCTTCTCCAAAATTATCTTGCCCTTGAAAAAACACGTTTTGCTGATAAATTTGATTACGAAATCGATGTAGATGAAAGTCTGAATATGCAAAACCTGCAGATCCCGGGAATGCTCATACAGCCGTTTCTGGAAAATGCAATATGGCACGGACTCCGCTACAGAACAGAAAAAGGATTTTTAAAACTGAACTTTGAGAAAAGTGAATCCTACCTTAAAATCCTTATTGAAGACAACGGAATAGGCATCGAAGAAAGCAAAAAGCAGAAAACCCAGCATCAGAAAACAAGAGAGGGCAGAGGAATGAAAAATACTTTGGAAAGAATTCAGCTGCTCAACGATTTGTATAAAAAAGATATTACCTGCTCTGTACAGGATAAAGAAAATAATACCGGAGTTTTGGTAACGCTCCAGATCAATTTGATCTGA